One genomic segment of Ictalurus punctatus breed USDA103 chromosome 12, Coco_2.0, whole genome shotgun sequence includes these proteins:
- the sumo2a gene encoding small ubiquitin like modifier 2a (The RefSeq protein has 1 substitution compared to this genomic sequence), translated as MADEKPKEGVKTENNEHINLKVAGQDGSVVQFKIKRHTPLSKLMKAYCERQGLTMRQIRFRFDGQPINETDTPAQLEMEDEDTIDVFQRQTGGVM; from the exons ATGGCGGACGAGAAACCCAAG GAAGGTGTGAAGACTGAAAATAACGAACACATCAACCTGAAGGTTGCGGGACAGGACGGCTCGGTGGTGCAGTTCAAAATCAAGAGGCACACGCCGCTCAGTAAACTGATGAAGGCCTACTGTGAACGACag GGACTCACGATGAGGCAGATCCGCTTCCGGTTTGATGGACAGCCCATTAACGAGACGGACACACCTGCTCAG TTGGAGATGGAGGACGAGGACACGATTGATGTGTTCCAGCAGCAGACAGGAGGCGTGATGTAA